The sequence CACGGCGACCGAGGGCCTGTACCACGCGGCCGTGGAGCGGGCGATCGCCCCGGACCGCCCGATCGTGCTGACCGAGCGCGGCGACACCGTGACGGAGAACGCGCTGCTCGCCGCCGCGCGCAACAGCGGCGTCACGACGATCCGCAACGCCTCGTCGAACTACATGGTCCAGGACCTGTGCTTCTTCCTGGAGGCCCTGGGCGTACGGGTCGAGGGCATCGGCACGACGACGCTCACGGTGCACGGCGTGCCCGACATCGACGTCGACGTGGACTACTCGCCCTCCGAGGACCCGGTCGAGGCCATGAGCCTCATCGCCGCCGCCGTCGTCACGGAGTCCGAACTCACCGTGCGCCGCGTGCCGATCGAGTTCCTGGAGATCGAGCTGGCCGTCCTGGAGGAGATGGGCCTCGACCACGACCGCTCCACGGAGTACGTCGCGGACAACGGCCGCACCCGGCTGACCGACCTGACGGTCCGCCCCTCCAAACTGGAGGCGCCGATCGACAAGATCCACCCCATGCCCTTCCCGGGCCTGAACATCGACAACGTCCCGTTCTTCGCGGCGATCGCGGCCGTGGCCCAGGGCAAGACCCTCATCCACGACTGGGTCTACGACAACCGCGCGGTCTACCTGACCGACCTCAACCGCCTCGGCGGCCGGCTCCAGCTCCTCGACCCGCACCGCGTCCTGGTCGAGGGCCCCACCCGCTGGCGCGCCTCCGAGATGATGTGCCCGCCCGCCCTGCGCCCGGCGGTCGTCGTCCTCCTCGCGATGATGGCGGCC comes from Streptomyces sp. Tu6071 and encodes:
- a CDS encoding UDP-N-acetylglucosamine 1-carboxyvinyltransferase, producing the protein MADDYLVRIGKLIRDARQHRGWSQAQLAEALATSQSAVNRIERGNQNISLEMIARIGEALDSEIVSLGYSGPMHLRVVGGRHLSGAIDVKTSKNACVALLCASLLNKGRTTLRRVARIEEVYRLLEVLSSIGVKARWINDGKDLELVPPAELNMAAIDADAARRTRSIIMFLGPLLHRMDHFTLPYAGGCDLGTRTIEPHMIALRRFGLDITATEGLYHAAVERAIAPDRPIVLTERGDTVTENALLAAARNSGVTTIRNASSNYMVQDLCFFLEALGVRVEGIGTTTLTVHGVPDIDVDVDYSPSEDPVEAMSLIAAAVVTESELTVRRVPIEFLEIELAVLEEMGLDHDRSTEYVADNGRTRLTDLTVRPSKLEAPIDKIHPMPFPGLNIDNVPFFAAIAAVAQGKTLIHDWVYDNRAVYLTDLNRLGGRLQLLDPHRVLVEGPTRWRASEMMCPPALRPAVVVLLAMMAAEGTSVLRNVYVINRGYEDLAERLNSVGAQIETFRDI